A stretch of the Uranotaenia lowii strain MFRU-FL chromosome 3, ASM2978415v1, whole genome shotgun sequence genome encodes the following:
- the LOC129750985 gene encoding Golgi apparatus protein 1-like isoform X1: MEGFGKAILPVLLLVTVWSPTTQAQAVINAGGPQNPKLLEEVACPELRTLCPSVPETAGDLKALECVQNLPQERVDALSEDCQHLIWAHTSALLDDRNVQRLIQKGCPKHYDKFPCTPSADLPGQYLSCIIDHRDQVKGNGCREYIQRLEYVAFSDYRLIGPFLKDCTRDIETLNCGRLVNDNKKVSQGETIACLQSHLDTLSEVCRKGVLHLSEIQVEDVKLDKPLFLSCAVDAIRFCPSIPAGSQLVLKCLMKNRNDAAMTDHCQKQLLRREKLIAHDYKLSKGLTRACKEDIKLHHCRRGVSDDKDVRLAQILLCLEGVQKNNTKLSQDCVVEINDHRRMLMEDYKLSPEILTGCAGDIDKFCSNLDAGGKTIHCLMDHARPKKKKERRVTEVCQRALETLVKVADAGEDWRVDPVLRQACKPVVDVACSDTEGGDARVMSCLMEKLGTNFMNADCESALLQIQYFVARDFKLDPQLYRNCKDDAIKFCRAKKTWADLDTAQMDPERGPLILPCLHRYAYHPEKDLQLKQECFQEVKRVMRQRARSVDLIPEVEDECIDDLSYFCFDKTGKGEEMQCLQDNLDKLAQNCKNAVVRFTEEEAAHVELNPVIMAVCGDAMQKHCSNILKTGKDEGEMMECLINYKNYADMRVDTKCRAAIEHFQIISLKNYHFTYKFKEACRPYVTRFCPRSNTKYDVVACLSEVMRNDTIKEAKHSIPKECRKEVRAQLYQQRENIDFDPLLKDACQAEIAKLCFNVPHGSGQVNKNNVLECLQTSHDKLGAKCQHMLFNVKKSELSDSSTDYMLINTCQEMIHQYCRDTDPSKVLGCLKIHKDENLFDEKCHLVVVNRMIEQNLDYRFNPTLQTACAKDIAQYCTEIVAGAKNNEELDGKVVACLKVKFREAKLHAECERQMTEVLHEQALNYKLNPLLQSLCKAEIEVLCAEAVEAGAVEDHGKVEECLKEAFLQQRIQTRACKVEVAELVQEGQADIYADPMLQRACAVDLLKYCSNVQSGNGRLLKCLEIILQDESKALDDDCKKTLMNRMEMFRNAALVQPQAESFGQLYNQVVTSPSKHYFALVLFSFVGFVFIFGLLCGRVSRRTVAAKNK; this comes from the exons ATGGAAGGATTCGGGAAAGCCATCCTTCCGGTTCTTTTATTGGTAACCGTGTGGTCACCGACAACCCAAGCTCAGGCAGTCATCAATGCGGGTGGCCCACAAAATCCGAAGCTGCTGGAAGAGGTAGCCTGCCCGGAGCTTAGGACGCTGTGCCCGAGTGTGCCGGAAACTGCCGGGGATCTGAAGGCCCTGGAGTGTGTCCAGAATTTGCCGCAGGAACGGGTCGATGCGCTCAGCGAGGACTGTCAGCATCTGATTTGGGCCCACACCTCGGCCCTGCTGGACGACCGGAATGTGCAGCGGCTGATACAGAAAG GTTGTCCGAAGCACTACGACAAGTTCCCCTGCACACCGAGCGCGGATCTTCCGGGTCAGTATCTGTCCTGTATAATCGACCATCGGGATCAGGTCAAGGGAAACGGGTGCCGGGAATACATTCAACGTCTAGAGTACGTAGCTTTCTCCGATTACCGACTAATAGGGCCGTTCCTCAAGGATTGTACCCGGGACATCGAAACCCTGAACTGTGGTCGCCTGGTCAACGATAACAAAAAAGTTTCCCAAGGAGAAACGATCGCCTGTCTCCAAAGCCATCTGGACACTTTAAGTGAAGTTTGCCGCAAGGGAGTGCTGCATCTGTCCGAGATTCAGGTCGAGGACGTAAAGCTAGATAAGCCGCTGTTCCTCTCCTGTGCCGTTGATGCAATTCGATTTTGTCCCTCGATTCCGGCCGGGTCCCAGCtggttttgaaatgtttgatgaaaaatcGAAACGATGCCGCCATGACCGACCATTGCCAAAAACAACTGCTTCGTAGAGAGAAGTTGATTGCCCACGATTATAAGCTCAGCAAGGGTTTGACGAGGGCTTGCAAGGAAGACATCAAACTGCATCACTGTCGCCGGGGTGTTTCTGACGATAAGGACGTGCGGTTGGCACAAATTTTGCTTTGTTTGGAAGGCGTTCAGAAGAACAACACTAAGCTGAGTCAGGATTGTGTGGTCGAAATCAACGACCACCGACGAATGCTGATGGAAGACTACAAACTTTCGCCGGAAATTCTAACTGGATGTGCTGGGGACATTGATAAGTTCTGCAGCAATCTAGATGCCGGAGGCAAGACTATCCACTGTTTGATGGATCACGCTCGACCGAAGAAAAAGAAGGAACGACGCGTCACTGAAGTTTGTCAACGTGCTCTGGAAACTCTGGTCAAAGTTGCCGATGCAGGCGAGGACTGGCGGGTTGATCCGGTGCTTAGGCAGGCCTGCAAACCGGTGGTGGATGTAGCCTGCTCCGATACTGAAGGAGGTGATGCACGAGTTATGTCCTGTCTGATGGAAAAGTTGGGTACCAATTTCATGAACGCCGATTGCGAATCCGCCCTGCTACAGATTCAGTACTTTGTGGCCCGGGATTTTAAATTGGATCCGCAGTTGTACAG aAACTGCAAGGACGATGCCATCAAATTTTGTCGGGCGAAAAAAACTTGGGCCGATTTGGACACGGCTCAGATGGATCCGGAACGAGGTCCCCTGATCCTGCCTTGTTTGCACCGGTACGCCTATCACCCGGAGAAGGACTTGCAGCTGAAGCAGGAATGCTTCCAGGAAGTCAAACGCGTAATGCGGCAGCGAGCCCGATCGGTCGATCTTATTCCGGAAGTCGAAGATGAGTGCATTGACGATCTCTCCTACTTTTGCTTCGACAAAACAGGAAAAGGCGAAGAAATGCAATGCTTGCAGGATAACCTAGACAAACTTGcgcaaaattgcaaaaacgCCGTGGTTCGTTTCACAGAAGAGGAGGCCGCTCACGTAGAACTGAACCCGGTAATAATGGCCGTTTGTGGGGACGCTATGCAGAAACACTGTTCCAACATTCTTAAAACCGGCAAAGACGAGGGAGAAATGATGGAGTGCTTGATAAACTACAAAAACTACGCAGATATGAGGGTCGACACCAAATGCCGCGCCGCTATCGAACATTTCCAGATCATCTCACTTAAAAACTATCATTTCACCTATAAATTTAAGGAAGCCTGCCGCCCGTACGTGACCCGCTTTTGCCCGCGCAGCAACACCAAGTACGACGTCGTCGCTTGTCTGAGCGAGGTGATGCGCAACGATACCATCAAGGAGGCGAAACACTCGATACCGAAGGAGTGCCGCAAGGAGGTCCGGGCCCAGCTGTACCAGCAGCGGGAAAACATCGACTTCGATCCGCTGCTGAAAGATGCCTGCCAGGCCGAGATCGCGAAGCTGTGCTTCAACGTGCCGCACGGATCCGGTCAGGTGAATAAGAACAAT GTCCTGGAATGCTTGCAAACCAGCCACGACAAACTGGGAGCCAAGTGCCAGCACATGTTGTTCAACGTGAAAAAATCGGAACTGAGCGATAGCTCAACGGACTACATGCTCATCAACACCTGCCAGGAGATGATCCATCAGTACTGTCGCGACACGGATCCCTCCAAGGTGCTGGGCTGTCTGAAAATTCACAAAGACGAGAACCTTTTCGACGAGAAGTGCCACCTGGTGGTGGTGAACCGAATGATCGAGCAGAACCTGGACTATCGGTTCAATCCAACGCTGCAAACGGCCTGCGCCAAAGACATCGCTCAGTATTGTACGGAAATCGTGGCCGGGGCCAAGAATAACGAGGAGCTGGATGGGAAAGTGGTGGCCTGTTTGAAAGTTAAATTCCGGGAGGCTAAACTGCACGCCGAATGTGAGCGGCAGATGACCGAGGTTCTGCATGAACAAGCCTTGAACTACAAGTTGAACCCGCTGTTGCAAAGTCTTTGCAAGGCAGAGATTGAGGTGCTGTGCGCCGAGGCCGTCGAAGCCGGAGCCGTGGAAGATCACGGGAAGGTGGAGGAGTGTCTGAAGGAGGCTTTTTTGCAGCAACGGATCCAAACTCGAGCCTGTAAGGTTGAAGTTGCGGAACTGGTGCAAGAAGGGCAAGCTGATATCTATGCTGATCCCATGCTACAGCGTGCTTGTGCCGTGGATCTACTTAAGTACTGTTCCAACGTTCAAAGTGGAAACGGAAGAT tgctaaaatgtTTGGAAATCATCCTTCAGGATGAATCGAAGGCCCTGGACGATGACTGCAAAAAGACTCTCATGAATCGAATGGAAATGTTCCGTAATGCTGCTTTG GTCCAGCCCCAGGCGGAAAGTTTCGGGCAGCTGTACAACCAGGTGGTAACGTCACCCTCCAAACACTACTTCGCTCTGGTTTTGTTCAGCTTCGTTGGGTTCGTGTTCATTTTCGGGCTGCTGTGTGGCCGTGTGTCCCGCCGAACGGTTGCCGCCAAAAATAAATAG
- the LOC129750985 gene encoding Golgi apparatus protein 1-like isoform X2, with protein MEGFGKAILPVLLLVTVWSPTTQAQAVINAGGPQNPKLLEEVACPELRTLCPSVPETAGDLKALECVQNLPQERVDALSEDCQHLIWAHTSALLDDRNVQRLIQKGCPKHYDKFPCTPSADLPGQYLSCIIDHRDQVKGNGCREYIQRLEYVAFSDYRLIGPFLKDCTRDIETLNCGRLVNDNKKVSQGETIACLQSHLDTLSEVCRKGVLHLSEIQVEDVKLDKPLFLSCAVDAIRFCPSIPAGSQLVLKCLMKNRNDAAMTDHCQKQLLRREKLIAHDYKLSKGLTRACKEDIKLHHCRRGVSDDKDVRLAQILLCLEGVQKNNTKLSQDCVVEINDHRRMLMEDYKLSPEILTGCAGDIDKFCSNLDAGGKTIHCLMDHARPKKKKERRVTEVCQRALETLVKVADAGEDWRVDPVLRQACKPVVDVACSDTEGGDARVMSCLMEKLGTNFMNADCESALLQIQYFVARDFKLDPQLYRNCKDDAIKFCRAKKTWADLDTAQMDPERGPLILPCLHRYAYHPEKDLQLKQECFQEVKRVMRQRARSVDLIPEVEDECIDDLSYFCFDKTGKGEEMQCLQDNLDKLAQNCKNAVVRFTEEEAAHVELNPVIMAVCGDAMQKHCSNILKTGKDEGEMMECLINYKNYADMRVDTKCRAAIEHFQIISLKNYHFTYKFKEACRPYVTRFCPRSNTKYDVVACLSEVMRNDTIKEAKHSIPKECRKEVRAQLYQQRENIDFDPLLKDACQAEIAKLCFNVPHGSGQVLECLQTSHDKLGAKCQHMLFNVKKSELSDSSTDYMLINTCQEMIHQYCRDTDPSKVLGCLKIHKDENLFDEKCHLVVVNRMIEQNLDYRFNPTLQTACAKDIAQYCTEIVAGAKNNEELDGKVVACLKVKFREAKLHAECERQMTEVLHEQALNYKLNPLLQSLCKAEIEVLCAEAVEAGAVEDHGKVEECLKEAFLQQRIQTRACKVEVAELVQEGQADIYADPMLQRACAVDLLKYCSNVQSGNGRLLKCLEIILQDESKALDDDCKKTLMNRMEMFRNAALVQPQAESFGQLYNQVVTSPSKHYFALVLFSFVGFVFIFGLLCGRVSRRTVAAKNK; from the exons ATGGAAGGATTCGGGAAAGCCATCCTTCCGGTTCTTTTATTGGTAACCGTGTGGTCACCGACAACCCAAGCTCAGGCAGTCATCAATGCGGGTGGCCCACAAAATCCGAAGCTGCTGGAAGAGGTAGCCTGCCCGGAGCTTAGGACGCTGTGCCCGAGTGTGCCGGAAACTGCCGGGGATCTGAAGGCCCTGGAGTGTGTCCAGAATTTGCCGCAGGAACGGGTCGATGCGCTCAGCGAGGACTGTCAGCATCTGATTTGGGCCCACACCTCGGCCCTGCTGGACGACCGGAATGTGCAGCGGCTGATACAGAAAG GTTGTCCGAAGCACTACGACAAGTTCCCCTGCACACCGAGCGCGGATCTTCCGGGTCAGTATCTGTCCTGTATAATCGACCATCGGGATCAGGTCAAGGGAAACGGGTGCCGGGAATACATTCAACGTCTAGAGTACGTAGCTTTCTCCGATTACCGACTAATAGGGCCGTTCCTCAAGGATTGTACCCGGGACATCGAAACCCTGAACTGTGGTCGCCTGGTCAACGATAACAAAAAAGTTTCCCAAGGAGAAACGATCGCCTGTCTCCAAAGCCATCTGGACACTTTAAGTGAAGTTTGCCGCAAGGGAGTGCTGCATCTGTCCGAGATTCAGGTCGAGGACGTAAAGCTAGATAAGCCGCTGTTCCTCTCCTGTGCCGTTGATGCAATTCGATTTTGTCCCTCGATTCCGGCCGGGTCCCAGCtggttttgaaatgtttgatgaaaaatcGAAACGATGCCGCCATGACCGACCATTGCCAAAAACAACTGCTTCGTAGAGAGAAGTTGATTGCCCACGATTATAAGCTCAGCAAGGGTTTGACGAGGGCTTGCAAGGAAGACATCAAACTGCATCACTGTCGCCGGGGTGTTTCTGACGATAAGGACGTGCGGTTGGCACAAATTTTGCTTTGTTTGGAAGGCGTTCAGAAGAACAACACTAAGCTGAGTCAGGATTGTGTGGTCGAAATCAACGACCACCGACGAATGCTGATGGAAGACTACAAACTTTCGCCGGAAATTCTAACTGGATGTGCTGGGGACATTGATAAGTTCTGCAGCAATCTAGATGCCGGAGGCAAGACTATCCACTGTTTGATGGATCACGCTCGACCGAAGAAAAAGAAGGAACGACGCGTCACTGAAGTTTGTCAACGTGCTCTGGAAACTCTGGTCAAAGTTGCCGATGCAGGCGAGGACTGGCGGGTTGATCCGGTGCTTAGGCAGGCCTGCAAACCGGTGGTGGATGTAGCCTGCTCCGATACTGAAGGAGGTGATGCACGAGTTATGTCCTGTCTGATGGAAAAGTTGGGTACCAATTTCATGAACGCCGATTGCGAATCCGCCCTGCTACAGATTCAGTACTTTGTGGCCCGGGATTTTAAATTGGATCCGCAGTTGTACAG aAACTGCAAGGACGATGCCATCAAATTTTGTCGGGCGAAAAAAACTTGGGCCGATTTGGACACGGCTCAGATGGATCCGGAACGAGGTCCCCTGATCCTGCCTTGTTTGCACCGGTACGCCTATCACCCGGAGAAGGACTTGCAGCTGAAGCAGGAATGCTTCCAGGAAGTCAAACGCGTAATGCGGCAGCGAGCCCGATCGGTCGATCTTATTCCGGAAGTCGAAGATGAGTGCATTGACGATCTCTCCTACTTTTGCTTCGACAAAACAGGAAAAGGCGAAGAAATGCAATGCTTGCAGGATAACCTAGACAAACTTGcgcaaaattgcaaaaacgCCGTGGTTCGTTTCACAGAAGAGGAGGCCGCTCACGTAGAACTGAACCCGGTAATAATGGCCGTTTGTGGGGACGCTATGCAGAAACACTGTTCCAACATTCTTAAAACCGGCAAAGACGAGGGAGAAATGATGGAGTGCTTGATAAACTACAAAAACTACGCAGATATGAGGGTCGACACCAAATGCCGCGCCGCTATCGAACATTTCCAGATCATCTCACTTAAAAACTATCATTTCACCTATAAATTTAAGGAAGCCTGCCGCCCGTACGTGACCCGCTTTTGCCCGCGCAGCAACACCAAGTACGACGTCGTCGCTTGTCTGAGCGAGGTGATGCGCAACGATACCATCAAGGAGGCGAAACACTCGATACCGAAGGAGTGCCGCAAGGAGGTCCGGGCCCAGCTGTACCAGCAGCGGGAAAACATCGACTTCGATCCGCTGCTGAAAGATGCCTGCCAGGCCGAGATCGCGAAGCTGTGCTTCAACGTGCCGCACGGATCCGGTCAG GTCCTGGAATGCTTGCAAACCAGCCACGACAAACTGGGAGCCAAGTGCCAGCACATGTTGTTCAACGTGAAAAAATCGGAACTGAGCGATAGCTCAACGGACTACATGCTCATCAACACCTGCCAGGAGATGATCCATCAGTACTGTCGCGACACGGATCCCTCCAAGGTGCTGGGCTGTCTGAAAATTCACAAAGACGAGAACCTTTTCGACGAGAAGTGCCACCTGGTGGTGGTGAACCGAATGATCGAGCAGAACCTGGACTATCGGTTCAATCCAACGCTGCAAACGGCCTGCGCCAAAGACATCGCTCAGTATTGTACGGAAATCGTGGCCGGGGCCAAGAATAACGAGGAGCTGGATGGGAAAGTGGTGGCCTGTTTGAAAGTTAAATTCCGGGAGGCTAAACTGCACGCCGAATGTGAGCGGCAGATGACCGAGGTTCTGCATGAACAAGCCTTGAACTACAAGTTGAACCCGCTGTTGCAAAGTCTTTGCAAGGCAGAGATTGAGGTGCTGTGCGCCGAGGCCGTCGAAGCCGGAGCCGTGGAAGATCACGGGAAGGTGGAGGAGTGTCTGAAGGAGGCTTTTTTGCAGCAACGGATCCAAACTCGAGCCTGTAAGGTTGAAGTTGCGGAACTGGTGCAAGAAGGGCAAGCTGATATCTATGCTGATCCCATGCTACAGCGTGCTTGTGCCGTGGATCTACTTAAGTACTGTTCCAACGTTCAAAGTGGAAACGGAAGAT tgctaaaatgtTTGGAAATCATCCTTCAGGATGAATCGAAGGCCCTGGACGATGACTGCAAAAAGACTCTCATGAATCGAATGGAAATGTTCCGTAATGCTGCTTTG GTCCAGCCCCAGGCGGAAAGTTTCGGGCAGCTGTACAACCAGGTGGTAACGTCACCCTCCAAACACTACTTCGCTCTGGTTTTGTTCAGCTTCGTTGGGTTCGTGTTCATTTTCGGGCTGCTGTGTGGCCGTGTGTCCCGCCGAACGGTTGCCGCCAAAAATAAATAG